From the genome of Faecalibacterium prausnitzii:
GATGTTCTCAAACCCTTTGATGCTCCGGTAGAAGGCGTTCTGCACATCTTCCGGCAGGCTGCTGGAAGCGCCCTGTAAATACATCTCCTCGGTGTTCTCGCCGCAGGGCTCCACAAAGATGGGGTGGCGGTCCTTCCCTGCAAAGCGGACGACCTTATCCTCGATGGAGGGGCAGTAGCGCGGGCCGACACCCTCGATCATGCCGCCGTAGAGCGGGCTGCGCTGGATGTTGTCCAGAATGATCCGGTGCGTCTCCGGGTTGGTGTAGGCGATCCAGCATTCCACCTTGTTGTGCATGGGCGCATCGGTCAGGAAGCTGAAAGGCTGCAGCTCATGGTCCGGGTCGCCGGGCTGGCATTCCAGCTGGGAGAAGTCGATGCTGCGCCGGTGGACACGGGCCGGGGTGCCGGTCTTGAACCGACGCAACGGCAGGCCCGCTGCCTTCAGGCTCTCGGTCAGGGCATTGGCGGCGTGCATTCCGTCCGGGCCGGAGGCATACCACGCATCGCCCACAAAGATCTTGCCGCCGAGGTTGGTGCCCGTGGCGATGACCACACATTTGGCCCCATACTCGCCGTTCAGCTGGGTCACAACCCCCTTCACATGGCCGTCCTCCACCTCGATGGAGACGACCTCTGCCTGATGGATGGCCAGACCCGGCGTCAATTCCAGCGCATGTTTCATATATTCGTGGTAGCGCTTGCGGTCGGTCTGGACGCGCAGCGCATGGACCGCCGGGCCCTTGCCCTTGTTCAGCATCCGGCTCTGCAGATAGGTGGCGTCCGCCGCCAGGCCCATCACGCCGCCAAGAGCATCCAATTCACGTACCAGCGTTCCTTTTGCAGTCCCACCAATGCTGGGATTGCAGGGCATATTGCCGATGGCATCCAGGCTCATGGTGAACACCGCCGTCTTCGCACCCAGCGTTGCAGCCGCATGGGCCGCTTCAATGCCCGCATGGCCTGCGCCGATCACAATGACGTCATAATCTCCTAAATGGTTCATTTTTACTTTCCCACACAAAATCGTTCAAATACTTCGTTGATGACCGCTTCCGACGCATTTT
Proteins encoded in this window:
- the mnmG gene encoding tRNA uridine-5-carboxymethylaminomethyl(34) synthesis enzyme MnmG, whose amino-acid sequence is MNHLGDYDVIVIGAGHAGIEAAHAAATLGAKTAVFTMSLDAIGNMPCNPSIGGTAKGTLVRELDALGGVMGLAADATYLQSRMLNKGKGPAVHALRVQTDRKRYHEYMKHALELTPGLAIHQAEVVSIEVEDGHVKGVVTQLNGEYGAKCVVIATGTNLGGKIFVGDAWYASGPDGMHAANALTESLKAAGLPLRRFKTGTPARVHRRSIDFSQLECQPGDPDHELQPFSFLTDAPMHNKVECWIAYTNPETHRIILDNIQRSPLYGGMIEGVGPRYCPSIEDKVVRFAGKDRHPIFVEPCGENTEEMYLQGASSSLPEDVQNAFYRSIKGFENIEIMRPAYAIEYDCVDPTSLEATLESKNVRGLYGAGQFNGTSGYEEAAAQGLLAGLNAARNALGKEQLILPRHTSYLGTLVDDLVTKGVMDPYRMMTSRSEYRLTLRQDNADQRLTPIGRDYGLVQDDRWARYQHTQAILNAERRRLHETHLRTADLRAAMEAAGLAPAAEGGIAEELLRRPEISYSLLTGVIGWGEEITPMLAERLETEIKYAGYIARQDRMIRDVARHEKTLIPEGFAYEALTGLTLEAREKLARIRPKNLGQAGRIPGVSPSDVAQLSIALAAGPRKD